The Drosophila teissieri strain GT53w chromosome X, Prin_Dtei_1.1, whole genome shotgun sequence genome has a segment encoding these proteins:
- the LOC122625215 gene encoding uncharacterized protein LOC122625215, with protein MVSTTLTTLAAGQTTSSSNHHHHHHHSHQQQQQQQQQQQQQDQSQQQQPHQQLPYQQRGYYALNGSLELDCDTSNTNTNSNGNSNSSNNIGYQPHQQQQQPPLILSQALLSPSPPLNDQISLLFPKCRPKQQQQQQQQQQQQQQQQQQQQQQQQQQLQPAQQQQHVLATDVNRSCNSNSNSNRSSSPTSAGVVGEPLASVSVSPPPPPPKATPTSTPSYYKSVNIITQSPPPHSASSHSSESLSSVTPRISTNPFLCAPLTPPTPPHHHHHQQHHHQQQQQQQHQSQQQEPQEQDITGESAVEGSRSRCGAAGEVLEYPASFYYHTVGDSRRGPGPGYTEMPRKRNTALPASNRQQQQQQQQQQQLHNGNGSQNPFIKENYWEAPPTRASLLLHSPTEYSEEPQQQQQQQQQQQQQQQQQQQQQHMHASARRAYHQQREQVYGINQRPQQQQQQQHILRVGRSPVNRSFPQQQQQQQQQQQQQQQQHQQIATARSNPCADGLTPLASHYLYGSKSSLDQHPGDWEPREQRKLRLREEREREREREREREREREHLLLEQQQQLQLQEVQAARDNHLSHLAGQQQQQQQQQRKRHVYGEERERERERERERERDMERDHRLVNGSADPNESWQHLRVTTETLAEEGGNSGKSGKPADKAQQHQMHNTNPGHSHSHSHNPELNVYREHKLDAWKLERNYTLAVESRHGIIEYEGSPRRIGVTTSNVAATGAAAAAAAAADESEPPAAAEAAATAAATAPQPQQQVPMATVPPLSSTATSLQKTAARAALAALAQSHPHSSHNILSALLPHSPNPGNPGQMHAAQQSIQSYPVRPGFPQRIISPPSREPRSSSPPLQQQLQYQQRQQQQQQQQQQQQQQQLQQQQQQHFASLMSSHSNNNSNTNNKQPLSSDNNAEDTSNDVSEIGTISDLTTPEAVGLSIGFAAGEMASRAGTPPQAAQAPPTSVAGSIANGTGNGSGNGSGNGTANGTANGNATATGSGLGPLSLHTKSSTFDYLYEFSETRKVLEEFFKCPSTDEQPIMENGSDVDSIDIQYEFHSNFERDEEDLAEEEEADDDEEVDDDADEENDEAEDEDEPLDQDRDQNYRPQAPPTSGHIAAERLVFGGYGQQSQSQAQLTAQPLGGARRHYSGSPLIRDFDFFLDSTSRSSGERDADQDGLNHNQLLSTSSGHGGGVGVGGGMGVGPGGGHNYRYSPETTDYDSNCGDMDSLSGEMNGGGVSTSCSNYAKFYASAMPVLEDGLSSGHTSDTENNNNNQKNLQQSTLSQGGQCPTASLSGSTSIGGSGGISMLMDMKRISTNHSLNSMNNQTTTTTTNSNTNVTTTTDSNGGVGVGVVGHHLVATLVASPNNGQAKSQGKPPKTLSLDQSPSNHSKVFKNIDPELDSLYSIGVFHRPDTVQMTPPPPAPAPHRKPNLNGCSGGVVNTNGGGHLAGGSNDVDLLQPSTKHTPLAAAISSTLQRSSPTSTIAGNGIATGNGSGKTRSASSNCSSSANGGMPPPIPERSNLVAAVQRSPSPGRNSPVWLSRHLDGGAGKDLLESGSDNHSKNHSADEEDVDTDLETDRLLGHQRLDDQGYYDENKSWDRKPRSLLSKISPKQQIPSTKTRNGYNALLSSTPELPPPIPPKGQSGLGLGLTLGSGNGGKLLDLVGGMVQRSLSRSSSEHSEKSPSIMPISGGDLCAGGVDVVASAVAATSATVVASTPALGSPGNGGGSERSAAGMTNPGGAVKLGEQEMGAINGGSAMPLGAGSGAGSGAGSGAGSGTGANAAVVANSNANNNNNVGGGGGGGNSNNSSGSGAGSNSNSGEKKVKKSKSKEGGAVLIEGVLFRAKYLGSTQLVCEGQPTKSTRMMQAEEAVSRIKALAPDGDVQPSTEVDLFISTEKIMVLNTDLKEIMMDHALRTISYIADIGDLVVLMARRRFVPQDIDDAPKPNRTPKMICHVFESDEAQFIAQSIGQAFQVAYMEFLKANGIEDHRFVKEMDYQEVLNSQEIFGDELEIFAKKELQKEVVVPKAKGEILGVVIVESGWGSMLPTVVIANLMSSGAAARCGQLNIGDQLIAINGLSLVGLPLSTCQTYIKNTKNQTVVKFTVVPCAPVVEVKIKRPETKYQLGFSVQNGVICSLLRGGIAERGGVRVGHRIIEINNQSVVAVPHEKIVNLLATSVGEILMKTMPTSMFRLLTGQENPIYI; from the exons aacagcaacagcaacagcaacagcagcaacagcagcaacagcagcaacttcagccagcacaacagcagcaacatgtccTTGCCACAGACGTGAAtcgcagctgcaacagcaactccaacagcaacaggagcagcagccccaCGTCAGCGGGAGTGGTTGGGGAGCCGTTGGCCAGCGTCAGTGTTagtccaccgccgccgccgcccaaggccacgcccaccagcacgCCCAGCTATTACAAGAGCGTGAACATTATAACGCAATCACCGCCGCCACACTCAGCATCCTCGCACTCCTCCGAATCGCTGTCCTCGGTGACGCCTCGCATTTCCACGAATCCCTTTCTGTGCGCACCACTCACGCCGCCcacaccaccgcaccaccaccaccatcagcagcaccaccaccaacagcagcagcagcagcagcaccagtcgcagcagcaggagccacAGGAGCAGGACATCACGGGCGAGTCAGCTGTGGAGGGCAGCAGAAGCAGGTGCGGCGCGGCTGGCGAGGTGCTCGAGTATCCCGCCTCCTTCTACTACCACACGGTGGGCGATAGTAGGCGTGGTCCCGGGCCCGGCTACACGGAGATGCCGCGAAAACGCAACACTGCGTTGCCCGCCAGcaacaggcagcagcagcagcagcaacagcagcagcaacagttgcacaACGGCAACGGGAGCCAGAATCCCTTCATCAAGGAGAACTACTGGGAGGCACCGCCGACTCGGGCCAGTCTGCTGCTCCACTCGCCCACGGAGTATTCCGaggagccgcagcagcagcaacagcagcagcaacagcaacaacagcagcagcaacagcagcagcaacagcagcatatGCATGCCTCAGCCAGACGAGCTTACCACCAGCAGCGGGAGCAGGTTTACGGAATCAATCAGCgaccgcagcaacagcagcagcaacaacacataTTGCGGGTGGGTCGAAGTCCAGTTAATCGCAGCTttccacagcagcagcaacagcagcaacagcaacagcagcaacagcagcagcaacatcagcagatTGCAACTGCCAGGAGCAATCCCTGCGCCGACGGACTGACTCCGCTGGCCAGTCACTATCTGTACGGCAGCAAGTCATCCTTGGATCAGCATCCCGGCGATTGGGAGCCGCGGGAGCAGCGCAAACTGAGGCTGCGCGAGGAgcgggaaagggaaagggagcGAGAAAGGGAACGAGAGCGGGAAAGGGAACACCTGTTgctggagcaacagcagcagttgcaactgcaggaAGTGCAGGCGGCCAGGGACAACCACCTCAGCCACTTGGcgggtcagcagcagcagcaacagcagcagcagaggaagCGACATGTGTACGGCGAGGAgcgggaaagagagagagagagggagcgagagcgagagcgggACATGGAGCGGGATCATCGCCTGGTCAATGGAAGTGCAGATCCCAACGAAAGCTGGCAGC ATCTGCGCGTCACGACCGAAACGCTGGCGGAGGAGGGCGGCAACTCCGGCAAATCCGGCAAGCCGGCGGACAAGGCCCAGCAGCACCAGATGCACAATACGAACCCaggtcacagtcacagtcacagtcacaatCCGGAGCTGAATGTCTACAGGGAGCACAAGCTGGACGCCTGGAAGCTGGAGCGCAACTACACGCTGGCCGTGGAGTCGCGTCACGGCATCATCG AGTACGAGGGCTCGCCCAGACGCATTGGAGTGACCACCAGCAATGTGGCTGCCACTggagcggcggcggcggcagcagcagcagcggacgAAAGCGAAccaccagcagcggcagaagctgcagcaacagcagcagcaacagcaccgcaaccacagcagcaggTGCCCATGGCCACCGTACCACCGCTGAGCTCCACGGCCACCTCGCTGCAGAAGACGGCCGCCCGCGCGGCACTGGCTGCTCTGGCCCAGAGCCATCCGCACAGCTCCCACAACATACTCAGCGCCCTGCTGCCGCACTCGCCCAATCCGGGGAATCCCGGCCAGATGCACGCGGCGCAGCAGTCCATCCAGAGCTATCCAGTGCGTCCTGGATTTCCGCAG CGCATCATCTCGCCGCCCAGTCGTGAGCCACGCAGCAGCTCCCCTcccctgcagcagcagcttcaatatcagcagcggcaacaacagcagcagcagcagcaacaacagcagcagcagcaacagctgcaacagcagcagcaacagcacttTGCCAGTCTGAtgagcagccacagcaacaacaactcgaacaccaacaacaagcagccGCTGAGCAGCGACAACAATGCGGAGGACACCAGCAACGATGTGTCCGAGATCGGCACCATATCCGACCTGACCACTCCGGAGGCAGTGGGTCTGTCCATTGGCTTCGCTGCCGGCGAGATGGCCAGCCGGGCGGGCACTCCACCGCAAGCGGCACAAGCACCACCGACTTCAGTGGCGGGCAGCATTGCCAAtggaaccggaaacggaagcggaaacggaagcggaaacggaacgGCGAACGGAACGGCAAACGGAAATGCAACGGCAACGGGCAGCGGACTGGGTCCCTTGAGCCTGCACACAAAGTCCTCGACCTTCGATTATCTGTACGAGTTCTCGGAGACGCGCAAGGTGCTGGAGGAGTTCTTCAAGTGCCCCTCCACCGACGAGCAGCCCATCATGGAGAACGGCAGCGATGTGGACAGCATT GATATCCAGTACGAGTTCCACAGCAACTTTGAGCGCGACGAGGAGGACttggccgaggaggaggaggccgatgacgacgaggaggtCGACGACGATGCCGACGAGGAGAACGACGAggccgaggacgaggacgagccACTGGACCAGGATCGTGACCAGAACTACCGCCCACAGGCGCCTCCCACATCCGGCCACATCGCCGCCGAGCGCCTGGTTTTCGGTGGCTACGggcagcagtcgcagtcgcaggcGCAGCTCACCGCTCAGCCGTTGGGCGGAGCGAGGCGACACTACAGCGGCAGTCCGCTCATCCGGGACTTTGACTTCTTCCTGGACTCCACCAGCCGGAGCAGCGGCGAGCGGGACGCCGATCAGGATGGGCTCAATCACAACCAGCTGCTGAGCACGAGCAGCGGACATGGCGgaggcgtgggcgtgggcggtgGCATGGGCGTGGGTCCGGGCGGTGGCCACAACTACCGCTACTCGCCGGAGACCACCGACTACGATTCCAACTGCGGCGACATGGACA GTCTCTCGGGCGAGATGAATGGCGGCGGGGTGTCGACCTCCTGCTCCAACTACGCCAAGTTCTATGCCTCGGCCATGCCGGTCCTGGAGGATGGCCTCTCCTCCGGCCACACCAGCGACAccgagaacaacaacaacaaccagaagAACCTGCAGCAGTCGACGCTCAGCCAGGGCGGCCAGTGCCCCACCGCCAGCTTGAGCGGCAGCACCAGcatcggcggcagcggcggcatcTCCATGCTGATGGACATGAAGCGCATCTCGACGAACCACAGCCTCAACAGCATGAACAACcagaccaccaccaccaccaccaactccAACACCAACGTCACCACCACCACGGATAGCAATGGCGGAGTCGGCGTCGGCGTGGTGGGTCACCACCTGGTGGCCACACTGGTGGCCAGTCCCAACAATGGGCAGGCGAAGTCGCAGGGCAAGCCGCCAAAGACATTGTCACTAGACCAGAGTCCCAGCAACCACAGCAAAGTGTTCAAGAACATTGATCCGGAGTTGGATTCGCTCTACTCGATTG GAGTTTTCCACCGTCCAGACACGGTGCAGATGACGCCACCTCCGCCCGCACCGGCGCCACATCGCAAGCCCAACCTCAATGGCTGCTCCGGTGGCGTGGTGAACACCAATGGCGGTGGCCACCTGGCCGGCGGCAGCAACGACGTGGATCTGCTGCAGCCGAGCACCAAGCACACTCCCTTGGCGGCGGCCATTAGTTCCACGCTGCAGCGCAGTTCGCCCACCTCGACGATAGCCGGCAATGGAATCGCGACCGGCAACGGAAGTGGCAAGACCAGAAGCGccagcagcaattgcagcagcagcgccaacGGCGGCATGCCACCGCCCATTCCGGAGAGAAGCAACCTCGTTGCCGCAGTGCAAAGATCGCCATCACCTGGCCGCAACTCACCCGTTTGGCTGTCGCGCCACTTGGACGGCGGCGCTGGCAAGGATCTGCTGGAGTCCGGCTCCGATAACCACTCAAAGAATCACAGcgccgacgaggaggacgTGGACACCGATCTGGAGACGGACCGCCTGCTGGGCCACCAGCGGCTGGACGACCAGGGCTACTACGATGAGAACAAGAGCTGGGACCGCAAGCCGCGCTCGCTGCTCTCGAAGATCTCGCCCAAGCAGCAGATACCGAGCACCAAGACGCGCAACGGCTACAATGCGCTGCTCAGCTCCACGCCGGAACTGCCGCCCCCGATTCCGCCAAAGGGTCAGTccggattgggattgggccTCACGCTGGGCTCCGGCAACGGTGGCAAGCTGCTCGACCTGGTTGGCGGCATGGTGCAGCGCAGCCTATCGCGCAGCTCGTCGGAGCACAGCGAGAAATCGCCCAGCATAATGCCCATTTCTGGCGGAGATCTGTGTGCCGGCGGCGTGGATGTGGTGGCCTCTGCTGTGGCGGCCACCTCGGCCACGGTGGTGGCCAGTACGCCGGCGTTGGGCAGTCCCGGTAATGGCGGCGGCTCGGAGCGTTCAGCTGCAGGAATGACCAATCCGGGTGGCGCAGTCAAGCTGGGCGAGCAGGAGATGGGGGCCATCAACGGTGGCAGCGCCATGCCATTGGGAGCTGGATCGGGAGCGGGATCGGGAGCTGGATCGGGAGCGGGCTCTGGAACGGGTGCCAATGCGGCTGTGGTGGCCAACAGCaacgccaacaacaacaacaacgtcggcggcggcggtggcggcggcaacagcaacaacagcagcggcagcggcgccggcagcaacagcaacagcggcgagaaaaaagtgaaaaagagTAAGAGCAAAGAAG GCGGTGCAGTGCTCATCGAGGGCGTTCTCTTCAGGGCCAAGTACTTGGGCTCCACGCAGCTGGTCTGCGAGGGTCAGCCCACCAAATCGACGCGGATGATGCAGGCGGAGGAGGCCGTCTCCAGGATAAAG GCGCTG GCACCCGACGGCGATGTGCAGCCCAGCACAGAGGTGGACCTGTTCATATCGACGGAGAAGATCATGGTGCTGAACACGGACCTCAAGGAGATCATGATGGATCACGCGCTGCGCACCATCTCCTACATCGCGGACATCGGGGAtctggtggtgctgatggcCCGTCGTCGCTTCGTGCCCCAGGACATCGATGATGCACCCAAGCCGAATCGCACGCCCAAGATGATCTGTCACGTGTTCGAGAGCGATGAGGCGCAGTTTATTGCCCAGTCGATTGGCCAGGCCTTTCAGGTGGCCTACATGGAGTTCCTCAAGGCGAACGGCATTGAGGATCATCGCTTTGTCAAGGAGATGGACTACCAGGAGGTGCTCAACAGCCAGGAGATCTTCGGCGACGAACTGGAGATCTTCGCCAAGAAGGAGCTGCAAAAGGAGGTGGTAGTGCCCAAGGCCAAGGGCGAGATACTGGGCGTGGTGATCGTGGAAAGCGGCTGGGGCTCCATGCTGCCCACCGTGGTTATTGCGAACCTAATGAGCTCCGGCGCTGCTGCCCGTTGTGGGCAGCTCAACATCGGCGACCAGTTGATCGCCATCAATGGACTGAGCCTTGTGGGTCTGCCGCTCTCCACCTGCCAGACGTACATCAAGAACACCAAGAACCAGACGGTGGTCAAGTTCACGGTGGTGCCCTGTGCCCCAGTCGTCGAGGTGAAGATCAAGCGGCCGGAGACCAAGTACCAGCTGGGATTCAGCGTCCAAAACGGAGTG ATCTGCAGTCTGTTGCGCGGTGGCATTGCGGAGAGGGGTGGCGTTCGTGTGGGTCACCGCATCATCGAGATAAACAACCAGAGCGTAGTGGCTGTGCCCCACGAGAAGATCGTGAACTTGCTAGCCACTTCAGTGGGAGAG ATACTAATGAAAACGATGCCCACGTCCATGTTCCGCCTGCTCACTGGCCAGGAGAATcccatatatatttaa